One Leisingera sp. M658 genomic window carries:
- a CDS encoding LysR family transcriptional regulator, with product MLIKGVTLRGLEVFEALAKTGSVAQAAEMTGLSQPAVSQQMRNLEKALDSELIDHGRRPMVLTAAGRSFLARTEAVLSELRLAQSELTVMDLSHLQALSIGLIDDFDNDLTPRLATILADSLTQCRFKMITASSHDIVQAIEARELHIAVAATAGGLHEGLVEYPLVRDPFILVAPRGALSDAAQAAEQLQDLPFLRYAREQLISQQIEGLLVRQKLEFEDRFEVGSHLALMAMVARRIGWAVTTPLGYMRAARFHDQIDAFPLPFGEMSRTISLFTAADWADRVPRDVAETLRRLVQTQMIDPAVQQLPFLAGGFRVIGA from the coding sequence ATGTTGATCAAAGGTGTTACCCTGCGCGGGCTGGAAGTGTTCGAGGCGCTGGCCAAGACCGGATCGGTGGCGCAGGCGGCAGAGATGACCGGCCTCAGCCAGCCCGCCGTCAGCCAGCAGATGCGCAACTTGGAAAAGGCACTGGACAGCGAGCTGATCGACCATGGCCGCCGCCCGATGGTGCTGACCGCCGCCGGGCGCAGTTTCCTGGCCCGGACCGAGGCGGTCTTGTCGGAGCTGCGGCTGGCGCAAAGCGAGCTGACGGTGATGGATCTCAGCCACTTGCAAGCGCTGTCGATCGGTCTGATCGATGATTTCGACAATGACCTGACCCCGCGGCTGGCTACTATTCTAGCGGACAGCCTGACCCAGTGCCGGTTCAAGATGATCACCGCCTCCAGCCATGACATTGTGCAGGCAATTGAGGCCCGCGAGCTGCATATCGCCGTTGCCGCCACCGCCGGCGGGCTGCATGAGGGGCTGGTGGAATACCCGCTGGTGCGCGATCCCTTCATTCTGGTGGCGCCGCGCGGCGCATTGTCCGATGCGGCACAGGCGGCGGAGCAGCTGCAGGATTTGCCGTTCCTGCGCTATGCGCGCGAGCAGCTGATCTCGCAGCAGATCGAGGGGCTGCTGGTGCGCCAGAAGCTGGAGTTTGAGGACCGGTTCGAGGTCGGCTCGCATCTGGCGCTGATGGCGATGGTGGCGCGGCGGATCGGCTGGGCGGTGACCACGCCGCTGGGATATATGCGGGCAGCACGGTTCCACGATCAGATTGATGCGTTCCCGCTGCCCTTTGGCGAGATGTCGCGGACAATCTCGCTGTTCACGGCCGCCGATTGGGCCGACCGGGTGCCGCGCGACGTGGCAGAGACCCTGCGCCGCCTGGTGCAGACCCAGATGATCGACCCGGCGGTGCAGCAGCTGCCGTTTCTGGCGGGCGGGTTCCGGGTGATCGGTGCATAA
- the meaB gene encoding methylmalonyl Co-A mutase-associated GTPase MeaB, with protein MDTEQLKQKILAGDRRALARAITLVESGRDDHRTKAQELLSELAKHKRQSLRIGLSGTPGVGKSTFIESFGMMLTALGLRVAVLAVDPSSARSGGSILGDKTRMERLSRDKNAFIRPSPSQTHLGGVARRSREAVALCEAAGFDVVLVETVGVGQSETVVAEMSDLFLLLLAPAGGDELQGVKRGIMEMADLILVNKADGPLKPVATRTCADYAGALRLLRKRPQDPEGFPKALMVSAVEEHGLEQAWEEMQALTVWRRDNGHWERRRADQSCYWFDQEVRQALLARLHTASAQSAMAELSGQVAKGALTPAAAAQQMLQDHLKG; from the coding sequence ATGGATACCGAACAGCTGAAGCAGAAGATCCTGGCCGGCGACCGCCGGGCCTTGGCGCGCGCCATCACCCTGGTGGAAAGCGGCCGCGACGATCACCGAACCAAGGCGCAGGAACTGCTGTCGGAGCTGGCAAAACACAAACGCCAGTCGCTGCGCATCGGCCTGTCGGGCACACCGGGGGTGGGTAAGTCCACCTTCATCGAAAGCTTCGGCATGATGCTGACAGCGCTGGGTCTGCGCGTCGCGGTGCTGGCGGTGGACCCCAGCTCGGCACGCTCCGGCGGTTCAATCCTGGGCGACAAGACCCGGATGGAGCGCCTCAGCCGCGACAAGAACGCTTTTATCCGCCCGTCCCCCAGCCAGACCCACCTGGGCGGCGTCGCCCGCCGCTCGCGTGAGGCGGTGGCCCTGTGCGAGGCGGCAGGGTTTGACGTGGTGCTGGTTGAAACCGTCGGCGTCGGCCAGTCGGAAACCGTGGTGGCCGAGATGTCGGACCTGTTCCTGCTGCTGCTGGCACCCGCCGGCGGCGATGAACTGCAGGGCGTGAAGCGCGGTATCATGGAAATGGCCGACCTCATCCTGGTCAACAAGGCAGACGGCCCTCTGAAACCCGTCGCCACCCGCACCTGCGCTGACTACGCGGGTGCCCTGCGCCTGTTGCGCAAGCGCCCGCAGGACCCCGAGGGCTTCCCCAAGGCGCTGATGGTCTCGGCAGTCGAGGAACACGGGCTGGAACAAGCCTGGGAAGAGATGCAGGCGCTGACCGTCTGGCGCCGCGACAACGGCCATTGGGAGCGGCGGCGCGCGGATCAATCCTGCTACTGGTTCGATCAGGAAGTGCGCCAGGCATTGCTGGCGCGGCTGCATACCGCCAGTGCCCAATCCGCCATGGCAGAGCTGTCCGGCCAGGTGGCCAAGGGTGCGCTGACCCCGGCGGCGGCGGCGCAGCAGATGCTGCAGGACCATCTGAAGGGCTGA
- a CDS encoding low molecular weight protein-tyrosine-phosphatase, which translates to MPTRILFVCLGNICRSPAAEGVFRALSPGAETDSAGTASYHAGEPPYGPMQAAARARGLDISDLRARQFHRDDFADFDLIIAMDARNLDNIEALRPAGNGTPVRLFTAYAPETGADHVPDPYYTRDFDGCLDLIEAAAKGLKAAL; encoded by the coding sequence ATGCCTACCCGTATTCTGTTTGTCTGCCTAGGAAACATCTGCCGCTCTCCGGCCGCCGAGGGCGTGTTCCGCGCGCTCAGCCCCGGAGCTGAGACCGACAGCGCCGGCACCGCGTCCTATCACGCAGGCGAGCCGCCTTACGGCCCGATGCAGGCAGCAGCGCGGGCACGGGGGCTGGATATCTCGGACTTGCGGGCGCGGCAGTTCCACCGCGATGATTTTGCAGACTTCGATCTGATTATCGCAATGGATGCCAGAAATCTGGACAACATCGAGGCGTTGCGCCCAGCAGGCAATGGTACCCCCGTGCGCCTGTTCACAGCTTACGCACCCGAAACCGGCGCGGACCATGTGCCCGATCCCTATTACACCCGCGACTTCGATGGTTGCCTGGATCTGATCGAGGCCGCCGCCAAAGGGCTGAAAGCGGCCCTGTAG
- a CDS encoding protein-L-isoaspartate O-methyltransferase, whose protein sequence is MPDFTERRRMMVDTQIRPSDVTKYPIIEAMLEVPREQFVPDSQREAAYADQNVKLGGTRVLMEPRTLAKMLDAVDLQNDELVLDVACGLGYSTAVAARVAQMVIGVEEDADMAADAQELLSETGADNAIVHTGPLAGGAAEHGPYDVILVEGGAEELPAGLLDQLKDGGRIAALMMTGALGEVKIGYKSGARISWRFAFNASAPVLPGFAAAREFAL, encoded by the coding sequence ATGCCAGATTTCACTGAGCGCCGCCGCATGATGGTGGACACCCAGATCCGTCCGTCGGATGTCACCAAATACCCGATCATCGAGGCGATGCTAGAAGTCCCGCGGGAACAGTTTGTCCCGGACTCGCAGCGCGAGGCGGCTTATGCGGATCAGAACGTGAAACTGGGCGGCACCCGGGTGCTGATGGAACCGCGCACCCTGGCCAAGATGCTGGATGCGGTGGATCTGCAGAACGACGAACTGGTGCTCGATGTGGCCTGCGGGCTGGGCTACTCCACTGCTGTGGCAGCCCGTGTGGCGCAGATGGTGATCGGCGTCGAAGAAGACGCGGACATGGCCGCTGACGCGCAGGAGCTTTTGTCGGAAACCGGCGCGGACAATGCGATCGTGCATACCGGCCCGCTGGCCGGGGGCGCGGCAGAGCACGGCCCCTATGACGTGATCCTGGTTGAGGGCGGCGCCGAGGAGCTGCCTGCGGGTTTGCTGGACCAGCTTAAGGACGGCGGCCGGATCGCGGCTCTGATGATGACCGGCGCGCTTGGCGAGGTGAAGATCGGCTACAAAAGCGGCGCCCGGATTTCCTGGCGGTTTGCCTTCAATGCCAGCGCCCCGGTGCTTCCGGGGTTTGCGGCGGCGCGTGAATTCGCGCTCTGA
- a CDS encoding copper chaperone PCu(A)C — translation MSLKSVFLAAAAAAALAGSAYADGAHKIMVHDQYARVSSPTAKAGAAFMAIMNQTHADDRLIDVRSDVAARVQLHTHKEGDDGVMKMMHVEEGFAIAEGDTHMLKRGGDHIMFMGLNQALNHGDVVKVTLVFENAGEVEIEVPVDLERKAEGHGGHSN, via the coding sequence ATGTCCCTGAAATCTGTATTCCTTGCCGCCGCTGCAGCAGCCGCTTTGGCCGGATCCGCTTATGCAGACGGTGCCCACAAGATCATGGTCCATGACCAATACGCGCGGGTGTCCTCGCCCACCGCCAAGGCCGGTGCTGCTTTCATGGCGATCATGAACCAGACCCATGCCGATGACCGGCTGATCGATGTCCGCTCGGATGTGGCCGCCAGGGTGCAGCTGCACACCCACAAGGAAGGTGATGACGGCGTCATGAAGATGATGCATGTCGAAGAAGGCTTTGCCATTGCCGAGGGCGATACCCATATGCTGAAGCGCGGCGGCGATCACATCATGTTCATGGGGCTGAACCAGGCGCTGAACCACGGCGATGTGGTGAAAGTCACGCTGGTGTTCGAAAACGCCGGCGAGGTCGAAATCGAAGTGCCTGTGGATTTGGAGCGCAAGGCAGAAGGCCACGGCGGCCACTCCAACTGA
- a CDS encoding TraR/DksA C4-type zinc finger protein, producing the protein MDFSTRKQTLEVRRMQLAGTLANAGLAPDAMQMGSARQAGAGHAGSIAFPAKAGLEELRRIDAALARLREGSYGYCRICGDNIADDWLDLRPASPFCKSCAL; encoded by the coding sequence ATGGACTTTTCCACCAGAAAACAAACGCTTGAGGTGCGCCGGATGCAGCTGGCAGGCACCCTGGCAAATGCCGGTCTTGCACCGGACGCGATGCAGATGGGGTCTGCCCGGCAAGCCGGGGCAGGCCATGCCGGCTCTATCGCGTTCCCCGCCAAGGCCGGCCTGGAAGAGCTGCGCCGCATCGATGCCGCTTTGGCCCGCCTGCGCGAAGGGTCTTACGGCTATTGCCGGATTTGCGGTGACAATATTGCCGATGACTGGCTGGACCTGCGCCCGGCCTCGCCCTTTTGCAAAAGCTGCGCGCTCTGA
- a CDS encoding entericidin A/B family lipoprotein: MIRIFACVLMLLGLAACETTKGAGRDISKAGQAISGAAQDVQDAL, from the coding sequence ATGATCAGGATTTTTGCGTGTGTGCTGATGCTGCTGGGGCTGGCCGCCTGCGAGACCACCAAGGGCGCGGGACGCGACATCTCCAAAGCCGGCCAGGCGATCAGCGGCGCCGCGCAGGATGTGCAAGACGCGCTGTAA
- the rpmB gene encoding 50S ribosomal protein L28 yields MSRRCELTGKGPMTGNNVSHAKNRTRRRFLPNLNDVTLQSETLGRGVKLKISAAALRSVDHRGGLDAFLAKAKNEELSDTALKVKKEIAKAQAAEA; encoded by the coding sequence ATGTCGCGCCGTTGCGAACTGACCGGAAAAGGCCCGATGACTGGCAACAATGTCAGCCACGCGAAAAACAGAACCCGCCGCCGGTTTCTGCCGAACCTGAATGATGTGACCCTGCAGTCCGAGACCCTGGGCCGCGGTGTCAAGCTGAAGATCTCCGCAGCAGCCCTGCGCTCGGTTGATCACCGTGGCGGTCTGGACGCCTTCCTGGCAAAAGCCAAGAACGAAGAGCTGTCCGACACCGCCCTGAAAGTGAAAAAAGAGATCGCCAAGGCACAAGCCGCCGAAGCCTGA
- the lepA gene encoding translation elongation factor 4: MTELSKIRNFSIVAHIDHGKSTLADRLIQETGTVKDRDMKEQLLDSMDIERERGITIKANTVRIDYKADDGETYVLNLIDTPGHVDFAYEVSRSMRAVEGSLLVVDSSQGVEAQTLANVYHAMEADHEIVPVLNKIDLPASDCDRVAEQIEDVIGIDASGAIRVSAKTGQGIRETLEAIVQHLPAPKGTRDAPLKAMLVDSWYDAYLGVIVLVRVMDGTLKKGMRVKFMSNDTLHHVDRIGVFRPEMQMIESLGPGEIGFLTASIKQVRDTRVGDTITNDRNGTEVALPGFKPAQPVVFCGLFPVDSAEFEDLRDAIDKLALNDASFSFEMETSAALGFGFRCGFLGLLHLEVIRDRIEREYNIELITTAPSVIYHVYMKDGEKTDLHNPADMPDMSKVDHIQEPRIKATILVPDDYLGDVLKLCQERRGIQEDLTYAGSRAMVVYDLPLNEVVFDFYDRLKSVTKGYASFDYQMTGYREDALVKMSVLVNDEPVDALSMMVHRDRAEMRGRAMCEKLKELIPRHMFKIPIQAAIGGKVIARETLSALRKDVTAKCYGGDATRKRKLLDKQKAGKKKMRQFGKVDIPQEAFISALKMDS; encoded by the coding sequence ATGACAGAGCTCTCAAAGATCCGCAATTTCTCCATCGTCGCCCATATCGACCATGGCAAATCCACCCTCGCTGACCGGCTCATCCAGGAGACCGGCACGGTGAAGGACCGCGATATGAAGGAACAGCTGCTCGACTCGATGGATATCGAGCGCGAGCGCGGGATCACCATCAAGGCCAATACCGTCCGCATCGACTACAAGGCCGATGACGGCGAGACATATGTGCTGAACCTGATCGACACCCCCGGCCACGTCGATTTCGCCTATGAGGTCTCCCGCTCCATGCGTGCGGTCGAAGGCTCGCTGCTGGTGGTCGACAGCTCGCAAGGGGTCGAGGCGCAGACCCTGGCCAATGTCTATCACGCGATGGAGGCCGACCACGAGATCGTGCCGGTGCTGAACAAGATCGACCTGCCGGCCTCTGACTGTGATCGCGTCGCTGAACAGATCGAGGATGTGATCGGCATCGACGCCTCGGGCGCCATCCGGGTTTCGGCCAAAACAGGCCAGGGCATCCGCGAAACGCTGGAAGCCATCGTGCAGCATTTGCCCGCCCCCAAAGGCACCCGCGACGCGCCGCTGAAGGCGATGCTGGTGGATTCGTGGTACGACGCCTATCTTGGCGTCATCGTGCTGGTACGGGTGATGGATGGCACCCTGAAAAAGGGCATGCGGGTCAAATTCATGTCCAACGACACCCTGCACCACGTGGACCGCATCGGCGTGTTCCGCCCCGAGATGCAGATGATCGAGTCTCTGGGCCCCGGCGAGATCGGCTTCCTCACCGCTTCGATCAAACAGGTGCGCGACACCCGCGTCGGCGATACCATCACCAACGACCGCAACGGCACCGAGGTCGCGCTGCCGGGCTTCAAACCGGCCCAGCCGGTGGTGTTCTGCGGCCTCTTCCCGGTCGATTCCGCCGAGTTTGAAGACCTGCGTGATGCCATCGACAAGCTGGCCCTGAACGACGCGTCTTTCAGTTTCGAGATGGAAACCTCCGCAGCACTTGGCTTTGGCTTCCGCTGCGGCTTCCTGGGTCTGTTGCACCTCGAAGTGATCCGCGACCGGATTGAACGCGAATACAATATTGAGCTGATCACCACCGCGCCCAGCGTGATCTACCACGTCTACATGAAAGACGGCGAGAAGACCGACCTGCACAACCCCGCCGACATGCCCGACATGTCCAAGGTCGACCACATCCAGGAGCCGCGCATCAAGGCGACGATCCTGGTGCCCGATGACTATCTGGGCGACGTGCTGAAACTGTGCCAGGAGCGCCGCGGCATTCAGGAGGACCTGACCTACGCCGGCTCCCGCGCCATGGTGGTCTATGACCTGCCGCTGAACGAGGTGGTGTTCGACTTCTACGACCGGCTGAAATCGGTGACCAAGGGCTATGCCTCCTTTGACTACCAGATGACCGGCTACCGCGAGGATGCGCTGGTCAAGATGTCGGTGCTGGTCAACGACGAGCCGGTGGATGCGCTGTCGATGATGGTGCACCGCGACCGGGCTGAGATGCGCGGACGTGCGATGTGCGAAAAGCTGAAAGAACTGATCCCGCGCCACATGTTCAAGATCCCGATCCAGGCGGCCATCGGCGGCAAGGTCATCGCGCGCGAGACCCTGTCCGCCCTGCGCAAGGACGTGACCGCCAAATGCTATGGCGGCGACGCCACCCGGAAGCGGAAACTGCTGGATAAGCAGAAAGCCGGCAAGAAGAAGATGCGCCAGTTCGGCAAGGTGGATATCCCGCAGGAAGCGTTTATTTCCGCCCTCAAAATGGACAGCTAA
- a CDS encoding NAD-dependent deacylase, with the protein MRKSAKIVILTGAGISAESGLGTFRDEGGLWAQHRIEDVATPEGFARNPDLVHRFYNARRAQAAKARPNAAHRALAGLQRDHPGEVVIITQNVDGLHEAGGAAEVLHMHGTLAGALCADCGHRWPAPLQMHTGTPCPACTAPAGRPDVVWFGEIPHFMEEIYAHLAQADVFAAIGTSGEVYPAAAFVDEAHLAGAHTVELNLEPSSAASRFAERRFGPASETAPVWVAEQLG; encoded by the coding sequence ATGAGAAAGAGCGCGAAGATTGTCATTCTGACCGGCGCCGGGATTTCCGCCGAAAGCGGGCTGGGTACATTCCGCGACGAAGGGGGCCTGTGGGCGCAGCACCGGATCGAGGATGTGGCAACCCCGGAAGGTTTTGCCCGCAACCCGGATCTGGTGCATCGCTTTTACAACGCCCGCCGCGCCCAGGCGGCTAAAGCCCGGCCCAATGCGGCGCATCGGGCGCTTGCAGGGCTGCAAAGGGACCACCCGGGCGAGGTGGTCATTATCACCCAGAACGTGGACGGGCTGCACGAGGCCGGCGGTGCGGCGGAGGTGCTGCATATGCACGGCACGCTGGCGGGCGCGCTTTGCGCTGATTGCGGCCACCGCTGGCCCGCGCCGCTGCAGATGCACACAGGCACGCCCTGCCCCGCCTGCACGGCGCCTGCGGGCCGGCCCGACGTGGTCTGGTTCGGCGAGATCCCCCATTTCATGGAGGAGATCTATGCCCATCTGGCGCAGGCAGATGTCTTTGCCGCCATCGGCACCTCGGGCGAAGTCTACCCGGCGGCGGCCTTTGTCGATGAGGCGCATCTGGCGGGTGCCCATACGGTTGAGCTGAATCTGGAGCCGTCCTCCGCAGCCTCCCGCTTTGCCGAGCGTCGCTTTGGTCCGGCCAGCGAAACCGCTCCAGTCTGGGTCGCTGAGCAGCTGGGCTAG
- a CDS encoding alpha/beta hydrolase produces MQEIRVFDGEKLRASLFNAGAKRLFATFRQRVAVAGEFEDRGPVKNMTRHGYAHLHIQCRNNDWYVNSETQALSRSLKNLTKGYRDAAAMGFSMGGYGALRFSSALNLKRLIAVSPQYTIAQGAVPHDRRRKEAAAFDEALGDLICYGRHGVQGVVLFDPFRKMDLNHALYIQAVFPDLQLCRLSCGGHPASQVIREGGSFWDLQSMLHTGPLTAARVLGLHRERRRRSQTYWQRLARVARQRGRPQLGAAADARLERLAAEQENGQ; encoded by the coding sequence ATGCAGGAGATCCGGGTCTTTGACGGCGAAAAGCTGCGCGCCTCGCTGTTCAACGCGGGGGCAAAGCGCCTGTTTGCGACCTTTCGCCAGCGGGTCGCTGTGGCGGGCGAATTCGAAGACCGCGGCCCGGTGAAAAACATGACCCGGCACGGCTATGCGCATCTGCATATCCAGTGCCGCAACAATGATTGGTATGTGAACAGCGAAACCCAGGCGCTGTCGCGCAGCCTGAAAAACCTGACCAAAGGCTATAGGGACGCGGCGGCCATGGGGTTTTCCATGGGCGGCTACGGGGCGTTGCGGTTTTCTTCGGCGCTGAACCTGAAGCGGCTGATCGCCGTCTCGCCGCAATACACCATTGCGCAAGGTGCGGTGCCGCATGACCGCCGCCGCAAGGAAGCGGCCGCTTTCGATGAGGCGCTGGGCGACCTGATCTGTTATGGCCGCCACGGCGTTCAGGGGGTGGTACTGTTCGATCCGTTCCGCAAGATGGACCTGAACCACGCGCTGTACATACAGGCGGTGTTTCCCGACCTGCAGCTGTGCCGGCTGTCCTGCGGCGGCCACCCGGCCAGCCAGGTGATCCGCGAGGGCGGCAGTTTCTGGGATCTGCAGTCCATGCTGCACACGGGGCCGCTGACTGCGGCGCGGGTTCTGGGTCTGCACAGAGAGCGGCGCAGGCGCTCGCAGACCTATTGGCAGCGCCTGGCGCGGGTCGCGCGCCAGCGCGGCAGGCCGCAGCTTGGCGCCGCTGCGGACGCCCGGCTTGAAAGGCTTGCAGCCGAACAGGAAAACGGGCAGTAA